The DNA sequence GCAACGCCGAGCAAGGCCCGCGCCCAGGGACGGATCCCCGGCACGTGCACCACGCCCTCCGTGTCGTTCCAAAGCGCTGCCGCCTTGTCGGCACCATCGCCGAAGACCACCGCTGCACCAAGCCCCTGAGCCCATTCCGGATCGAGCACACGGGGCTCCGGTGCGGTCATGGGCCGGCCATCCGCCGTGAAGGCCGCCGTGAACACCTCCATCCTCCGTGCATCGATCATGGGGTGCCGCACGACACCGGGCGCAGGGTCGCTGCCGGTGGCCTGCAGGGCGGCGGTCAGCACCTCCAGCGTGCCCACACCGATGAGCGGACGGCCGAGGGCATGCGCATAGCCCTTGGCGGCACTGAGCCCGATGCGCAGGCCGGTGTAGCTGCCCGGGCCGATGCCCACGGCCACGGCATCCAACGCCGGGAACCCGAAGCCCGCTTCACGCATCACCTCCTCCACCAGCACATGCAGCCGCTCGGCATGGATGAAGCCCTCCCCCTCCT is a window from the Flavobacteriales bacterium genome containing:
- the tsaB gene encoding tRNA (adenosine(37)-N6)-threonylcarbamoyltransferase complex dimerization subunit type 1 TsaB — protein: MGLVLAIETSTHLCSVAVGRDGAVLAERNEEGEGFIHAERLHVLVEEVMREAGFGFPALDAVAVGIGPGSYTGLRIGLSAAKGYAHALGRPLIGVGTLEVLTAALQATGSDPAPGVVRHPMIDARRMEVFTAAFTADGRPMTAPEPRVLDPEWAQGLGAAVVFGDGADKAAALWNDTEGVVHVPGIRPWARALLGVAEERLRTGAVDDLAYLVPLYGKEAGVTKPRT